GAGATAAGCCGCACGACCATGTAGCTTCCGCCACGCGCCCAGTCCGGCTCGTCATCGCCGACCCACACCAGCCCGTCGTAGTCGCTGTCTGCGGGGTTGACGATGCCGTCCTTGAACCCCAGGTGGTTGCGCTGGGTGCCGCTGGGACGCGGGTCGTTTTGATAGCCGCTCTGGCGCCAACGGACCGAGACGAGTCCGCGCGAATTGCGGAGGATGTCGCGCAGCGCATGCAGGGTGGTATCCCGCTGGTCGGCGCAGATTTGCAGCAGGACATCGCCGTGGCACTGCTCAGGTTCGAGCGAGTCGTCGGCAAAGGGTTCCATCGCGTGGAGGCGTGCAGGCTTCGCTGCGGCCAGCCCGAAGCGATGATCGAAGACGCTCGCGCCGAGCGCGACGGTGATGCTGAGGTTGTCCGCGCTCGGCTCCGGCCCCAGCTCACCCGAGTCGTTGGCGGGAAAGGCGATCCCGTCGACTGCCGTCGGGCCGCCAGCACAAAGCAGCCGTGCGCGATCGGTGACGGCTCGCAGGAACTTCTCCAGCTGGTCTATCCCCGCGCCTTGCAGGTCGAGAGCGCAGTGCACGCTGTGCTTTTGCGGCGGCGTGACGATGCCCTGCTGGTGCTCGCCTTCGAAGGGCGCAACGCTTGTCGACGACCCGGCCGCCGCATCGGTTGCAGTACCAGTGGCGATCGCGGTGGTCCTTCCCGCCGCGCCCTTGACGCTGGCGGCGGCCGTCGCCGTCGCAGCGAGGGCGCCGAGGAACGTCCGGCGTGAATACTTGGCGTGCGCCATCGTTACATTCTCCTGATAACCGTCATCGTCGCCACCACGGCTAGCTCTTGGTTGAGCTCGGCGATCTGGCTCGATACCTTTTCTCGGTCGACTTGGTCCCACTGCGCAAACGCAACCCTCCCGCCGTAGGTCGAGTCCATGTCTCGTGCGGTTGCGCGAACGAGGTCCATTTGCGCACGGATGGCGGCGGTGTCGAGCCCACGCGCGGAGACCACCGGGTCGGTCTCGTCCAGCATCTGTTGTTCCGAATCAACGTCCGCAATGATCGCGGTCGGAAGGCTATGAGAGCCGAAGTCCCGCAGGTCCTGCAGGTCGAAGCGCTCGAGCTCCTCGATAACCTCGTGGGTGCGCAAGCCGTAGTCGGCCGAGGGCAGCGCGAAGCTGCCGCTTTCTAACGTGTCCGCAATTTCGTGCACCCCCGCGTTGAGGGTTTCGGCGTGCGTGGCGATCTCGGTCATCGGCTCGTCGTTCCACAGCCCCCACTCGACGCGGTGGTATCCCTCGACTTCGGGCGCGTCCTGCCCCGGAACCGTGCTACCGAAGTCGGCCAGGAAGGTGCCTGGCCACGAACCATTTGAGTCGTCGAAGGCGCGGTACGCGCCGTAGGCAGCAAGCCATGCCTGCCGTGCCTGCACGCGATCACCGCTGCGCACAGCGGAGAGCAGGGCGTCGTCAAGCGTTACCCACCGCGGCATCACCTGCCTTTGTTTGGCCGCGTGCGCGACGGAGGCGCTTGCCACCTCAGATTCGGTGACCGGCTTGATCGTAGGGGCATCGGCGACGCTCGAGCCGCTGACCTGGAAGGTCCCTCCGGCGATCGAGGAGGTGTTGCGGAACACGCACACGAGGTGGAAGGACCCGTCCTGCAGCTTCGGCGACCACGCCCGCCGGGCGGAGGAGCCGACCCGCTCGATGACCTGGTAGGCGTTGCCTTGGTCGTCGGCGACGTAGACCGCGACCACCGTGCCGCTGGTGTTGGCGACGGTCCACCGCGCCTGCGATCCGGTGACGTCAGCGGGCGTGGGGCAGGAATAGGTGTCGCGAACGGCGACGACCTCGCCGTCGTCTGTGGTGCCGCTTTCCGATCCTGCCTCCTGCGGCGCCGACGCACAACCACTGAGCACGAGGGCGAAGGCTGCGAGGAGGGGAAGAAGGCGGTGCATGGAGGGTTTTCTACCTAGGCTGAAAGGAGGGACAAGAAGGGCGGGGGCTACTTGGCGGAGCTGCTCTTCCTCCGGCTTGCCAACCACGCGATGACCCCGAGAACCACCACGACGCCGATGCCGACGCCTGCCCACAGACCCTTGCTGGAGGAGCCGGAGGTTTCAGCCTGGCTGCTCGCGCTGAGCATGACCTGCGGGGAGGTCCCCTGTTCCGTCACGGTGGGGTCGTTCATGCCGTCGGCGACGCTCTTTAGTCCCGTCGTCGCGCGGGAGGAATCATCGACCTTCTTGACTTCCTCGTAGGAGGAAGCAACCGTTCCGTCGGTCTCGTTGAGGAACACCTTCGGTGCGGTAGCGCCCGCCGCGAAATCGAACATGTTGTTGAGGACCCCGGCGCGGTCGTCGAAGGAGTTGCCGCCGAGGCGGCCCAGGTTCCAGTTGTCCTGGATGAACTTGGTGATGGAGGTCTGCTCCGTGTAGGTGCTGTCGACGTAGTTGACCTTGGAGTACGGCGAGATCACCAGGAGCGGCTGGCGGGTGCCCGGGCCGCACTGGCCGTTTGAGCCGCCCGCGACCCCCACGCTCTGCGCCGCCGAGGTGCAGATTTCCGCGTCGACCGGCGAGCCGGTCTCCTCATCGATCGTGGTGTCGTTGGATCCGTTGAGGATCTTCGGCGCTTGGTGGTCGTACCATCCGTCGGAGTCGTCGTAGGCGATGATAACGGCGGTGGAGTCCCACTCCTTCGAGTTCTGAAGCTCGTTGATGTAGTGGGTCATGAAGGCCTGCTCGTCATAGGGGTTCGAATAGCCGGCGTGGCCGTCCTGGTAATTGGCAGCCTTGAGGAAGCTCACCGCGGGGAGGTTTCCATTCTTCAGGGCGGTATCGAAGTCCGAGAGGTCGTACTGGTGGTTCGCCTGATCCGTCTGGCCGATCATAGAGTCGCTGCTCGGCGCGAGATGGTGCGGGTTGGCTGTAGAAGCGTAATACTGGAACGGCTCGTGGTGCGGGTTGTAATCGGCCTGGGTCTGCCCGGTGAGCGTCTTGTGCGCCGAGCCGCAGCGCGCGCGGGAGGAGTCGGTGGCCTGCTCCGTCGGTCGGAATCCGCCCTGGAACCATCCCCAGGTCACACCGTTTTCGTTCATCTGGTCGCCGATGTTCTTGTCGCTCAGCGCCGCCACCTTGTTGGTGGACGCGGACGAAGCGTTGGAGCAGTCGTCGTAGAGCGGATCGGGGTCACCGACCACGGTGGCGGTCTTCCCGTCGGCAGGCACCCCCGCGAGGGCGGATGACTTCCCCGGCTCAATAGTCGCTTGCTCGCCGGTGGCCGGATCGTGCATGGTGGCGTTGGCGACGGTTCCGGCGACGAGGTTGAGCGCGCCGGGGGTGGATGGCCCGAAGATCGTCGAGAAGCTGTTGTCGTTCATCGAGAAGTTCTGCGAGTAGTTCCACATCCCCGTCACGGTGTTTCCGTCGTAGTAGCCCATCGTCAGCCCCGGTGCCGCAAAGTAGCCGTTGGAAGACTTGTCCACGTCGGTGGACACGGTCTCGGGGAACTTGTCCATCGCGCCGTTGTTGGCGGCCTCCTGCTCGGCGGAGTACTCGTGGTTCTGGTCCGTGGTGGCGGCCTGGCCCGGGGTGAGGCGGAAGGGCTTGACCGAGTTCGGGTTCGCGTCTCCGAGCAGGTTGGCGGTTTCCAGGTTATTCACCTTCGGGGTGTCGGCCTTCGCGGTGAAACTCGGCGCGGGGGCGTTGCTTCCCTGCATGGTCTCTCCCGCAGTGTTGGCCGCGTTGGGGTAGGTGGCGAAGTAGTGGTCGAAGGAGATGTTCTCCGAGTAGATGACGACCACGTGCTTGATAGGTGTTGCGGTGGAATCCTCGGCCGAGGCAGCACCGGCTCCGGCGAGCATCGACGCCGCGCAGGTGGCGGCCGCCGCGCACAGCGAGAGTCCCTTACGGGAGGGGGAATGGGAGGACATGACTGTCTGGCACCTTTTCTCTTGGGGGAAGTGGCAAAAGCGTAGGTGGGCTTCGCAGCGGTTTCAGCCAAGGCATCGAGGATCATTCCGGTGTCCAACCGAATGTGGATGCGGAGTCGGCACGCTTTTCGATGAGCATCTAACTCCTCGAGCCGGAATCTCTCAATGTTGTTTTCACACTCCGGGTCCCGTTTCACATGCACACATCACCGCTGGTTAATACATCTTTTTCGATTCATCGCAAACTGCCCTTTTTGCGGAATTCACCAAGATTTCAGCCCGCGATCCCCGCACCGCCACTCGTTCGCCATGCCGCGTTCAATCGTCGTTTACGCAAGGCCCTGGGTACGACTTCTCAGCGGCCTCCCGTCGCCGACTACCGCCCCACGAGAACCATCCGCCGCCCAACCTTGGATGCTTTTGAAACTCGTTTCACAACGCCCCAGCTCCCGGGGCCACCGTGTCCCACGACACTCCGAAAACAAAGGTTCGCCTTAGGTAATATTATCGCGTAGAGTGCAGATAGAATTTGTGAGTATCTTAAGAAACTAGGCACAACGAGGGATCCCGCCGCCACTTGACGCGAAAAACCCCGCGTCACCAGCGGCGGGACCTGGGACGAAGATGAGTCACTGGTAAGTCATCATGGGCAGCACACAACGCGAGCGGATCAACCTGCGCGGGAAGATCGCCAAGCTCGTCACCGACCGGATTAACAAACACAAAAACCCGCTGGACGACGGACTCGCCCACTTGAACGACCGCCTCGGTCTCAAGGAGGCCCACCACCTCGTGCGCACGCGCCTGGATAGCCCCGAGTGCCACGTCGCCCCCTCGGCGGACTGCGCGCGCAGCATCTTCTACGCCCCCGACATGGACGGCCAGGTCGACCCCGGCGAGGTCGTGTGGTTCTGGGCGCCGCCGATGAACGCCGAGTCCACCCCCATGGAGCGCGCGCTCGTGGTCATCGGCCGCCACGGTTCCGACGTCCTGGGGCTCATCACCTCCCCCAACCCCGTGCACAAGAAGGAAGACTCCTGGCTCGACATCGGCGCCGGCCCCTGGGACGAGACAGGCCGCCAGTCCTGGGTGCGGTTGGACAAGGTCATCAAGCTGCCCGAGACCTCCATCCGCCGCCAGGGCGCGGTCATCCCCCAGTCCCGCTTCGAGCGCATCGCCAACCGCCTGCGCGCCGACTACGGCTGGGCCTAGCCCCTCCACCTTCACCTAAGTCCGACGCTGAGCCCCTGCAGACGATGCAGGGGCGTTTTGGTTTCCCCTCGGCGGAGCTGGTAGGGTGTTACCTCGTTGTCAATTCACGTTCACCGGCAACGACGTCTTTTCCCCTCATCGGTCAGGACCTTGGGATCGATAGGAAAGAGACCGACGAGATCGGCTCCTCACACCAGTCATCTCCGGGAAGTCATCGCCTGTGGCATTAGTAAGAGATAAGAGGCATCTGACATGGCAAACATCAAGTCCCAGAAGAAGCGCATTCTGACCAACGAGAAGGCTCGTCTGCGCAACCAGGCCGTCCGCTCCGCAGTCCGCACCGAGATCCGCAAGTTCCGTGCTGCCGTTGCTGCTGGCGACAAGGCCGCTGCTGAGGCTCAGCTCCGCGTTGCTTCCCGCGCGCTGGACAAGTCCGTTTCCAAGGGCGTGTTCCACCGCAACAACGCTGCTAACAAGAAGTCCAACATGGCCCGCGCGCTGAACAAGCTCGCTTAAAGCACTGTTGCTTCGCTCAAGGCGCCCGCCGTTTTTCGGTGGGCGCCTTTTGCTTGTCGACGCCTTCGGCACCGAAGGACGTCGACAAGCTAAGGCAGCATGGCCTCGAACCGCCCCCGATACATCTCGGGCATGCAGCGTGCCTCCACCACCCGTCGCGCGGCCTGCTTGTCGCCGGTGTTGGCGGCGAAGAGGGTGAACATGTCGACGTCGTGGTCGGGGCGGCCGACGAGCTCGATCGGATCGCCCGCGCGGATGACCCCGGGCTTGGCGACGCGGAAGTACGCGCCGCAGTGGCCGTGCCCGATGAAGGCCTTCAGCCACCCGGCCTCGCGCATCCACGCGCCGAACGTGCGGCACGGCTGGCGCGAGGTGGACACCTCCAGCTCGGCGGTGCCCACCCGCACTCGCTGGTTGATGAGCAGCGCCGCTAGGTCGATCCCCTCGGTGGTGAGGTTCTCTCCGAAGCTGCCGGGCGCGAGCTCGCGGCCCAGACGGTCTTGCCAGTAGTCGAGCTGCTCGCGGGAGAACGCGTACACGGCCTTCTGGGCGCCGCCGTGGTGCTTTACATCGCCGACGGTATCGCCCACCACCCCTGAGCCATCGCCGTAGTTGGGGCCCGGAGCGAACACCTCCAGCGAGTCGACCGGGCGCTTATCGATGCCGCTTTGGCGCTGCGAACCACCCGGGTCGAGCTGCGGGCGGCCGAGGTTCGTGGACAGGATGATCGCGTTCATGGGCACCCATTCTAGGCCCCGCTCCCCTGCCGCCTACGACGCAGCCTACACAAACTCCCGCACGCCGCTTAGGACAAGGAGCGTGCCCGCCACGAGGAAGAACACACCCGCGGCCAGGTCGATCCACTGCGACATCGCGAGGAAGCGCGAGCGCAGTCGCTCCGTGCTGATCGACAGCGACAACAGCCCGAAGCCGAAGATGTTGGAGGCCACCATCGCGGCGACGACCTCCACCCCGGTGAGCACGCTCGGCGAGGCCGGCAGCATCGGCGCGATGATCGCCGACAGGTAGATGACGACCTTGGGGTTCGACAGGTTGGTGGCCAGCCCGTGCCGGTAGCAGGTGGCGGGCGTGCCGAGCACGTCGACCGCATCCGCGCCCGCGACCGGCTGGCCCCACTGCGCCCGCGCCGCCTGCAGCATCCGCACGCCCATGTAGAAGATCCACCCGCCGCCTGCGACCTGGATGGCGCCGAGCAGCGCCGGGTAGGCCGTGAGCAGGGCAGCCGCGCCCATCACCGTGAGACTTACCCACACGAACAGCCCCGTCGCGATGCCGAACACGGCGGCGAGCGCGTGCCGCCGCGAGCGGGTCGCAAGCCTCGTCACGAGGAAGATGTCCGGGCCCGGGGTCATCATCCCCAGCAGGTTGATCCCCATGAGCGCCAGCAGCTGGCTAACGCCCACGAAGCGCCTCCAGTCGCGCGGCGAGCTCCTCCTGGCCGAACATGCGCGCGCACTCGATGGCGGTCGGGTGCCCGGCGTCGGGGTCGGCGCCCGCCGCAATCAGCTTGTCGACGACCTCCGGTTCCTTCTTGAAAATCGCGCCGGCAAGCGGCGACTGACCGCGATCGTTGAGGCGATTGACGTCGGCGCCCCGGGCGATGAGCACGTCGAGGGCCGCGACATTGCCCGAGTACGCGGCGAGCATGAGGAAGGTGTTGCCGTCCTGGTTCATGAGGTCGACGTTGACGCCCTGGTCGATGTAGGCGGCCAGCTCCGTCCCGTCGCTCGAGCGGGCGAGGTCGAAGAGCTTGCTGGCCAGCTGAGCTACGTCGTCGGGTGTTGCCATGGTGAATCTCCTTGTTGCTATCGTGCGAGCTCGGCGACGCGGCGTACCGCGTCCTCGATGGCGAACTTGTCGTCGCCGCCGGTCTGACCCTTGACGGCCGCGTCGAGGTCGGCCATGAGGATGACGGCACGGCTGACGGCGTCGCCGTTCCAGCGCCTGGCCACCTTCGCGGCCTTCTCCACCGCGAACGGCGGCATGCCGAGCGGTCCCGCCAGCGCCTGGGCGTTGATGCGGCCGCGGCTGGAATACAGCCGCGCGATGGCCGAGACCTTCATGCTCAGCGCCGCCGACAGCGCGACCGGGCTGATGCCGAGCTGGAGCGCGCGCCTCGTGGAGGCCACTGCGCGTTGGAGCTGCCCGGAGCAGGCGAGGTCGGCGATGTCGAAGCCCGAGACCTCGGCCACGCCGACGTAGTAGCGGCGCACGTCCTCGGCGGTGACGTTGCCGCCGGTGTCGGCGACGAGCTGGGCCACCGCGCTGGCGAGCTCGCGCAGGTCAGAGCCCACGCCCTCGAGCAGCGCGTTGACGACGTCCGGGGTGGGGCGCACGCCGTTGCGCTTGAACTCGGCCATCACCCACTGCGGGCGCTCGCTCGGGCGCATCTTGGGCACCTCGTGGACCTGGCAGAGCTTCTTGAGCTTGTCCACCACGGCCTTGGTGCGCCCGCCGCCCTTGTGGACGATGATCATGTAGATGCCGGGGCCGGGATCCTTGGCTGCGTTGACGACCAGGTCGATCGGTTCCTTGCCCGCGTCCTCGGCGTGGTTGAACACCACGATGCGGTCCTCGCCGAACAGCGAGGGCGAGAGCAGGTCGATGAGCTCAGGGCCCGTGACCTCGCCCGCGCGCAGGGTGCTTACCACGAGGTTCTCGCCCTCGGGGGACTGCTGCCGGATGGCGTCGACAAGGCCGAGGCGCGCGCGTTCGGCGAGGAACTCCTCCTCGCCGAGGATCAGGTGCGTCTGCGCTAGCGGTGAACTCATGTAGTCCATCGTGCCACACGCCGCGCGGGGTCACGCGGCTAGGCCACGGCGAAAACAAGCGCCAGCCCCGCGATGGCGGCGGCCAGCCTGGGGCGGGCGTCGACAAGCAACGCAACCACCCAACAGCTAAGCAAGACCACGAACCCCACGCCGACGGCGTCGTGGGGAACGGGGACGCTCGCCTGGGGCAGGCGCGCACCCCAGCGCGCGACGAGGCCGACGAAGCCGACGAGCGGGCTGGAAAGCCCGATGGCGATCTGTTCGAGGCCGCCGGGCAGGGCCGTGAGCACCAGCCCCACGAGGCCAATGACCGTGATCGGGGCGACGACGGGCGCCACCAGCACGTTCGCCGCAACACCCACGACGGAGACCTTGCCCGCCACCAGCGCGACCAGCGGCATGGTGGATACCTCCGCGGCGATCGCAACGGCCACCGCCTTGGTCAGTACGTCCGGCCAGGAAAGCTCGGCGAGCCCGCGGTGAAAAAACGGGGTCAGCGCGACGATCCCCGCCGTGGCCGCCACCGACAGCGCGAAGCCGAAGCTTGCGGCCAGGTCGCTGTCGTAGAGCACGAGCCCGATGACCGCGAGGCACAGCGCGTGGATCGGTGGGGCCTTCGTCGACGAGGCCATGGCGACGAGGCTGATCGCGCCGGTCGCCGACGCCCGCAGGATAGACGGCTCGAACCCCACGACCGCAACGAAGCCGACAAGCGCCAGACCCGCACCGGCAAGCCGCACCCGCGGCCCCGCGCCCAGGGCTGCGAGCACTACCACCGCGGCCGTGGTGACGATGGCGACGTTGCCGCCCGACACCGCGCTCAAGTGTGCCAGCCCCGTCGCGAGGTAGGCCTCCTTGTCCTGCGCCGACTGACCGCTGGTATCCCCCATCACCATCGCCGGCAAGAGCCCCGCGCCCGGCTGCCCGAGCAGCTCCGCCGCTTTGTCCGTAAACTCCGCCTTCAGCTCCCCCACCCAGCCTGCCCAACCCGCGGCCACGCGGTGCGCGTCGACGTGGTTCGCGACATAGAGCTTGCCGACGACCGAAGGCGCGTCGGCCTCTACTACCCCGCCCGAGACCACGACCTGGTCGCCCACCCGCACGCCCGCCAGGCCGTCGTCGCGGGAGAACACCGGCAGCGTCCCCGGGCTCCCCTCGACGCGGGTCCGCAGCACCCACCCGGAGCCGGTCTTCGTTGGTGGGCCCGCCGCGCGGGCGAGGATCCGGTCGGGCCACCGGATGGCGTCGGCAAGCGCGATGCGACGCTGCGCCACCGCCGTCGCGAGCGCGCCGAGAACCGCCACGAGGACGGCCTGCCCGCGGGCGCGGAAGAGAACGACCGCGGCGACGGCGCAGGTCAGCGCGCCCCACTGCCAGCCCCTGCCCCACACCACCGCCAGCGTCGCCGCCCACACCGCAAGCGCTGCGGGAAGCAGGCGCAGGTCCTTCACACCGTGACCTCCTCTTTGATAGCCGCGAGCTTGGCCGGGCCGATGCCCTGGATGTCGAGCAGCTGCTCGACCGAGCTAAACGAGCCGATCGCTTCCCGGTGCGCCACGATCGCCTCCGCGGTTTTCGGGCCGATCCCCTTGAGCGCCGTAAGCTGCTCGGCGGTGGCCTGGTTGAGGTTGAGCTTGCCCTCGCCGGGCGGGGCCTGGGC
This is a stretch of genomic DNA from Corynebacterium vitaeruminis DSM 20294. It encodes these proteins:
- the efeB gene encoding iron uptake transporter deferrochelatase/peroxidase subunit — translated: MAHAKYSRRTFLGALAATATAAASVKGAAGRTTAIATGTATDAAAGSSTSVAPFEGEHQQGIVTPPQKHSVHCALDLQGAGIDQLEKFLRAVTDRARLLCAGGPTAVDGIAFPANDSGELGPEPSADNLSITVALGASVFDHRFGLAAAKPARLHAMEPFADDSLEPEQCHGDVLLQICADQRDTTLHALRDILRNSRGLVSVRWRQSGYQNDPRPSGTQRNHLGFKDGIVNPADSDYDGLVWVGDDEPDWARGGSYMVVRLISMFTEFWDRISVAEQEQIFGRDRATGGPLSGGDESTAPDYSDDASGDVIPTDAHIRLANPRTDETADQLMLRRAYNYDNGVRANGTLDLGLVFVCFQQDVERQFITVQKRLEGEPLADYIRPYGGGYFFALPGVTSPDEYLGQDLIGASTAS
- a CDS encoding EfeM/EfeO family lipoprotein, with product MHRLLPLLAAFALVLSGCASAPQEAGSESGTTDDGEVVAVRDTYSCPTPADVTGSQARWTVANTSGTVVAVYVADDQGNAYQVIERVGSSARRAWSPKLQDGSFHLVCVFRNTSSIAGGTFQVSGSSVADAPTIKPVTESEVASASVAHAAKQRQVMPRWVTLDDALLSAVRSGDRVQARQAWLAAYGAYRAFDDSNGSWPGTFLADFGSTVPGQDAPEVEGYHRVEWGLWNDEPMTEIATHAETLNAGVHEIADTLESGSFALPSADYGLRTHEVIEELERFDLQDLRDFGSHSLPTAIIADVDSEQQMLDETDPVVSARGLDTAAIRAQMDLVRATARDMDSTYGGRVAFAQWDQVDREKVSSQIAELNQELAVVATMTVIRRM
- a CDS encoding phospholipase C, coding for MSSHSPSRKGLSLCAAAATCAASMLAGAGAASAEDSTATPIKHVVVIYSENISFDHYFATYPNAANTAGETMQGSNAPAPSFTAKADTPKVNNLETANLLGDANPNSVKPFRLTPGQAATTDQNHEYSAEQEAANNGAMDKFPETVSTDVDKSSNGYFAAPGLTMGYYDGNTVTGMWNYSQNFSMNDNSFSTIFGPSTPGALNLVAGTVANATMHDPATGEQATIEPGKSSALAGVPADGKTATVVGDPDPLYDDCSNASSASTNKVAALSDKNIGDQMNENGVTWGWFQGGFRPTEQATDSSRARCGSAHKTLTGQTQADYNPHHEPFQYYASTANPHHLAPSSDSMIGQTDQANHQYDLSDFDTALKNGNLPAVSFLKAANYQDGHAGYSNPYDEQAFMTHYINELQNSKEWDSTAVIIAYDDSDGWYDHQAPKILNGSNDTTIDEETGSPVDAEICTSAAQSVGVAGGSNGQCGPGTRQPLLVISPYSKVNYVDSTYTEQTSITKFIQDNWNLGRLGGNSFDDRAGVLNNMFDFAAGATAPKVFLNETDGTVASSYEEVKKVDDSSRATTGLKSVADGMNDPTVTEQGTSPQVMLSASSQAETSGSSSKGLWAGVGIGVVVVLGVIAWLASRRKSSSAK
- a CDS encoding type II toxin-antitoxin system PemK/MazF family toxin; this encodes MGSTQRERINLRGKIAKLVTDRINKHKNPLDDGLAHLNDRLGLKEAHHLVRTRLDSPECHVAPSADCARSIFYAPDMDGQVDPGEVVWFWAPPMNAESTPMERALVVIGRHGSDVLGLITSPNPVHKKEDSWLDIGAGPWDETGRQSWVRLDKVIKLPETSIRRQGAVIPQSRFERIANRLRADYGWA
- the rpsT gene encoding 30S ribosomal protein S20; this translates as MANIKSQKKRILTNEKARLRNQAVRSAVRTEIRKFRAAVAAGDKAAAEAQLRVASRALDKSVSKGVFHRNNAANKKSNMARALNKLA
- a CDS encoding MOSC domain-containing protein; protein product: MNAIILSTNLGRPQLDPGGSQRQSGIDKRPVDSLEVFAPGPNYGDGSGVVGDTVGDVKHHGGAQKAVYAFSREQLDYWQDRLGRELAPGSFGENLTTEGIDLAALLINQRVRVGTAELEVSTSRQPCRTFGAWMREAGWLKAFIGHGHCGAYFRVAKPGVIRAGDPIELVGRPDHDVDMFTLFAANTGDKQAARRVVEARCMPEMYRGRFEAMLP
- a CDS encoding LysE family translocator; this encodes MGVSQLLALMGINLLGMMTPGPDIFLVTRLATRSRRHALAAVFGIATGLFVWVSLTVMGAAALLTAYPALLGAIQVAGGGWIFYMGVRMLQAARAQWGQPVAGADAVDVLGTPATCYRHGLATNLSNPKVVIYLSAIIAPMLPASPSVLTGVEVVAAMVASNIFGFGLLSLSISTERLRSRFLAMSQWIDLAAGVFFLVAGTLLVLSGVREFV
- a CDS encoding ankyrin repeat domain-containing protein → MATPDDVAQLASKLFDLARSSDGTELAAYIDQGVNVDLMNQDGNTFLMLAAYSGNVAALDVLIARGADVNRLNDRGQSPLAGAIFKKEPEVVDKLIAAGADPDAGHPTAIECARMFGQEELAARLEALRGR
- the holA gene encoding DNA polymerase III subunit delta, translated to MSSPLAQTHLILGEEEFLAERARLGLVDAIRQQSPEGENLVVSTLRAGEVTGPELIDLLSPSLFGEDRIVVFNHAEDAGKEPIDLVVNAAKDPGPGIYMIIVHKGGGRTKAVVDKLKKLCQVHEVPKMRPSERPQWVMAEFKRNGVRPTPDVVNALLEGVGSDLRELASAVAQLVADTGGNVTAEDVRRYYVGVAEVSGFDIADLACSGQLQRAVASTRRALQLGISPVALSAALSMKVSAIARLYSSRGRINAQALAGPLGMPPFAVEKAAKVARRWNGDAVSRAVILMADLDAAVKGQTGGDDKFAIEDAVRRVAELAR
- a CDS encoding ComEC/Rec2 family competence protein, whose amino-acid sequence is MKDLRLLPAALAVWAATLAVVWGRGWQWGALTCAVAAVVLFRARGQAVLVAVLGALATAVAQRRIALADAIRWPDRILARAAGPPTKTGSGWVLRTRVEGSPGTLPVFSRDDGLAGVRVGDQVVVSGGVVEADAPSVVGKLYVANHVDAHRVAAGWAGWVGELKAEFTDKAAELLGQPGAGLLPAMVMGDTSGQSAQDKEAYLATGLAHLSAVSGGNVAIVTTAAVVVLAALGAGPRVRLAGAGLALVGFVAVVGFEPSILRASATGAISLVAMASSTKAPPIHALCLAVIGLVLYDSDLAASFGFALSVAATAGIVALTPFFHRGLAELSWPDVLTKAVAVAIAAEVSTMPLVALVAGKVSVVGVAANVLVAPVVAPITVIGLVGLVLTALPGGLEQIAIGLSSPLVGFVGLVARWGARLPQASVPVPHDAVGVGFVVLLSCWVVALLVDARPRLAAAIAGLALVFAVA